A stretch of Leptospira neocaledonica DNA encodes these proteins:
- a CDS encoding CBS domain-containing protein, which produces MLVKDILEKKDRKILSVEPSTTVWEAIRFMTKYDIGSVIVLKEGKLAGIFTERDLLHFASTDREAVFDKTVADLMSTTLTTMQPNDQVDEVLSIMLKKRIRHMPILDGNRLVGIVSIGDAVKAKIAKTEEENKNLKNYIYSESGFI; this is translated from the coding sequence ATGCTGGTAAAAGATATCTTGGAGAAAAAGGACCGAAAGATCCTCTCGGTGGAACCCAGTACCACCGTTTGGGAAGCGATCCGATTTATGACCAAGTATGATATAGGTTCCGTGATCGTGCTCAAAGAAGGGAAACTCGCCGGTATATTTACAGAAAGGGATTTACTTCATTTTGCCTCCACAGATCGGGAAGCAGTATTCGATAAAACAGTGGCGGATCTAATGTCCACCACATTGACTACTATGCAACCGAACGACCAAGTGGATGAAGTGCTTTCTATTATGCTAAAAAAAAGGATCCGGCACATGCCCATTCTGGATGGGAACAGATTGGTAGGGATCGTCTCGATCGGAGATGCTGTAAAAGCCAAAATCGCGAAAACGGAAGAAGAGAATAAAAACCTAAAAAACTATATATATAGCGAATCCGGATTTATCTGA